The DNA region AACATGAGCGACCACCATGGAGGGCAGGCTTTGGGCGTAAAAGAGGCCTTTCTCATAGCTTTTCAGCTCACTCAAACTGGGGAGCTTGAACTTTGGGAGGGTAACTTCAACGGCTATGCCCCTCGTGGATAGAATCATCTCCTTAGCACTCATCCTTGCGATACCAACTCCTACCAGCAGCCCGCGGGGGTCTCTAATTTGAACCTCATCCCCTTCCTTTATTCCCTTGTCGGCCTTTAAAACTCCCGGAGCGTAGAGCATTGCACCTTGGTAAACGCTTTCAGAGGCAAATTTGTTGGCTATTACCTTTGGGAGCTTTGGGTCGTAATCATCAGAAAAGTTTGGACCTTCCCTGTCGAAGTAAATACCCTCTTCCAGGTAAGGGCTCCTCTTGGGTTTAAGTCCCTCTTTTCTAAGCTCCTCCATGAGCTTTTCTCTGCTTATCTTAAGCGTATTTACCCTTATGTAGTACTTTTCAACGGGCTCTCTAAGCTTCTCCATTATTATCTCTGCCTCATCGCCAAAGAGGCTGCGGTAGTAGGATTGAAGCTCCTCCGGAAAGGCCTCTAAATACACTAAAATCACCTACTCCTCCTTAAAGACCGGCAAAAGTTCGTACTTCTTTGCAAGATCAAGGAATCTGTAGAATTTCAGCTTTAGGGCTTCCCTTGGGTTCTTAAAATCCTTGATTTCAACCTCAAAGTTGAACAAAACCTCGTCGCTCATCTTAATGCGCTCAAAGACCTCCTTATAGCTTGCGGGGTTTGTTTGATAGTTGTAAACATCCTCCAAAAAGCTCTCGCTGCCGTAAATGTAGCTCCTGGGGAATGTTGTTAAGAACTCATCTAAAAACGCTTTGTTTATCTTCCTCGTAGGAATTCCAAAGACAAAGTAGAATCCATGTATTGTGGCACCTACTTCTCCCTGAGGCTTAACTTCAAAAGCGGGATAAGGGTAGGTCATTTCTCTCCACTCGCCATTTAAAAAGATGTAGCCGTTAAAAACTTCCTCAATTGGCTCAACCTTAAAGCCCAGCGGCTTCAGCTCCTCTCTAAGCTCCTCGTTGAGTTCGATAAGTTCTCTCCATATGAGATTTAAGAGTTCATGAACTTCCAATGAATGCTCTTCTACAAATCTCTCAAGCATTTTCTCACCTCTAAGAAGATAAGCAGGGAAAGCTTTAAAATTTAACTCAAAAATTCACCGGAGATACAACTTAAAATATCAACCCCCAATAACTTGATGTTAGCAAAGCAAATGTCCAAAATTTTCCGAAATTTTTCCTATGTAAATCATTTCATAACTAAGAAACCCTTTTATGTTCGCCTCACCATTATAATACACCCGTGAGAGGTGATGAGCAATGAGGAAAAGAGTTGTTATTGCTTTAGGGGGAAACGCAATTCTTCAACGAGGGCAAAAGGGAACTTATGAGGAGCAAATGGAGAATGTAAAAAAGACTGCAAAGCAGATTGTTGATATAATCCTTAATAACGATTATGAGGTAGTTATAACTCACGGAAATGGTCCTCAAGTGGGTGCTTTACTCTTGCAACATGATGCTGGTCAAACACACGGCATTCCTGCCCAACCTATGGACGTCTGCGGAGCCATGACCCAAGGGCAGATAGGCTACATGATCCAGCAAGCAATTAAAAACGAGCTTAAGAGGAGAGGTGTTGATAGGCCCGTTGCCACAGTGGTGACTCAGGTGCTGGTTGATAAAAACGATCCCGCCTTTGAGAACCCATCAAAACCCGTTGGGCCTTTCTATGATGAAGAAACAGCTAAAAAGCTCGCAAAGGAAAAAGGATGGGTAGTTATAGACGACGCCGGAAGAGGATGGAGAAGAGTGGTTCCCTCGCCAGATCCAAAAGACATAATCGAGAAGGAAGTAATCCAAGATCTAGTGGAGAAAGGAGTTATAGTCATAGCGAGCGGTGGCGGTGGAATACCCGTTATTGAAGAAGATGGAGAGTTAAAGGGTGTTGAAGCCGTTATAGACAAAGACTTGGCGGGCGAGAAGCTAGCAGAAGTCGTCAACGCGGATATCTTCATGATTTTAACCGATGTGAATGGTGCTGCGATAAACTATGGAAAGCCGGAGGAAAAGTGGCTCAGCAAAGTGAGCGTCGAGGAAATGAGGCGCTACTATGATGATGGGCACTTCAAGAAGGGAAGTATGGGGCCCAAGGTTCTAGCCACGATAAGATTCGTCGAGTGGGGAGGAGAGAGAGCAGTTATAGCAGCTTTGGACAAGGCTGTGGACGCTCTAGAAGGAAAAACAGGAACACAAATAGTTAAAGAGCTTTAGAGTCTTCTCTTCACACTTTTCTACACAGTCCAATCGCAATGTTTTTATACATTTTTGCCCAAATTACCTCGAAGTCCGAGGTATGGTGATGGTGATGAAAAAAGTTGCTGTAATGTTAATATTTCTGCTGTTCCTAGGGTTTGCCCTTGCAGAGAGGCCCTATGATGAAGCAGCCAAAGCAACTTTTGAAAGTCTCAAAAGCGGAGACTACGCGCTCTTAGAGCCTCATTTGGATAGCGAGATGAAAAAAGCATTTACCGAGAGCTACTTCAAAGCATTTAGAGATCAGCTGATTTCAAAATATGGGGAGCTGAAAAGCTATGAATTCACTAAAGAGGGAAAACAGGGCGAGTTTATTATAGCATACTACCGCTTTGAGTTTGAAAAAGCATATCTCACACTTAGGCTCGTTTTTAGAGAGGTTAATGGAGAATACAAGCTTTCTGGACTTTGGATAGATGCTGTGAATCCAACGGAGGGAGAGAAAGGAATTCCAACGCCTGTAGCTATGGCTTTTCCAATGCTGGGAGGCATTTTAGCCTTCCTCACATTCTACCTCATGGGATTTAAGAAAATCCACTGGGCAGAGCTCATTTTAGGCTTCTTTCTGGTGCTGGTGACGCTTTTTGTGCAGAGCCCAATACAGCAGGTGCCCTTCCTAATTATGGGCATAAAGTC from Palaeococcus pacificus DY20341 includes:
- a CDS encoding DUF3201 domain-containing protein: MLERFVEEHSLEVHELLNLIWRELIELNEELREELKPLGFKVEPIEEVFNGYIFLNGEWREMTYPYPAFEVKPQGEVGATIHGFYFVFGIPTRKINKAFLDEFLTTFPRSYIYGSESFLEDVYNYQTNPASYKEVFERIKMSDEVLFNFEVEIKDFKNPREALKLKFYRFLDLAKKYELLPVFKEE
- the arcC gene encoding carbamate kinase, yielding MRKRVVIALGGNAILQRGQKGTYEEQMENVKKTAKQIVDIILNNDYEVVITHGNGPQVGALLLQHDAGQTHGIPAQPMDVCGAMTQGQIGYMIQQAIKNELKRRGVDRPVATVVTQVLVDKNDPAFENPSKPVGPFYDEETAKKLAKEKGWVVIDDAGRGWRRVVPSPDPKDIIEKEVIQDLVEKGVIVIASGGGGIPVIEEDGELKGVEAVIDKDLAGEKLAEVVNADIFMILTDVNGAAINYGKPEEKWLSKVSVEEMRRYYDDGHFKKGSMGPKVLATIRFVEWGGERAVIAALDKAVDALEGKTGTQIVKEL
- a CDS encoding RsmB/NOP family class I SAM-dependent RNA methyltransferase, with product MYLEAFPEELQSYYRSLFGDEAEIIMEKLREPVEKYYIRVNTLKISREKLMEELRKEGLKPKRSPYLEEGIYFDREGPNFSDDYDPKLPKVIANKFASESVYQGAMLYAPGVLKADKGIKEGDEVQIRDPRGLLVGVGIARMSAKEMILSTRGIAVEVTLPKFKLPSLSELKSYEKGLFYAQSLPSMVVAHVLEPSEEELIVDMAAAPGGKTSHIAQLMQNRGKIIAMDKSRNRLKKMEEELKRLGVKNVELIHMDSRKLPELGIKADKILLDAPCTALGIRPKLWESRTPKEIEATARYQKHFINAAIKSLRKGGVLVYSTCTLSYEENEANVRYMLKKGLKLEEQKLFIGSPGIGIKEVQRFYPHKHLTQGFFIAKLRKVS
- a CDS encoding DUF3887 domain-containing protein; protein product: MVMKKVAVMLIFLLFLGFALAERPYDEAAKATFESLKSGDYALLEPHLDSEMKKAFTESYFKAFRDQLISKYGELKSYEFTKEGKQGEFIIAYYRFEFEKAYLTLRLVFREVNGEYKLSGLWIDAVNPTEGEKGIPTPVAMAFPMLGGILAFLTFYLMGFKKIHWAELILGFFLVLVTLFVQSPIQQVPFLIMGIKSNTDVIAKGAMFIVLTSIWLGFVAGFFQEGLKYVFSRNKSLRIALFIGLGFGVGEAIIIPLLQLVQSMTLGIPPSQTLSMTLLGGAERYLVTLFHAGTTIVLAYAYKNGFGRKAFLSLSIAHGIIDTFAAHYQLTQSQTSLILTYIVLIAVTLIILRYALPKAKEEKEEEKVVW